Part of the Vigna angularis cultivar LongXiaoDou No.4 chromosome 1, ASM1680809v1, whole genome shotgun sequence genome, CAACTACCAAGGGTTATGTTGTTATGGATGTTAACTCTAAAGGTTTGTTTGTGTctcaaaatgttatttttcattagaTGGTTCTTGCTTATCAGTCCCAAAATTCACCAAACTGGACCTACACtgaaacacaaacaaaactaaATATATCACCTTAATTTTCACCACACACATATAATCATAATTCTCTACTTGTTGTGTTAGATCCATCACCACTTCATTCACCTTCAGATACAACCACCTTTTGTTCACCTAATAAAAATGTTGTCCAAATAAAGTGCGAACTCAGAAAATCATCTAGGATCACGCATCCACCATCTTACTTGGCTGACTACATTTGTGCAACAAATCAATCTTCCTCAAGTATGCCTCATTTCTTATCTAGATTCTCTTCTCTTTGTTATTTATCTCCTTCACatcattcttttaatttttctttattatttgagACTAAACCCAAAACCTTTGAAGAGGCTTCAAAATTCCCTCGTTGGATTGATGTTATGCAAGCTGAAATATAAGCTCTTGAGAATAAGAAAGCATGGTTCCTAGTTAACTTACCTGTTTGAATAATACCCATTGAAAATAAATGAGTATTCAAAATCAAGAGACGTGATGATGGCACTGTTGAGCATTACAAAGCATGCTTAATATAGCAAAAGGATATACACAAATTGAAGGAGTGAATTATTTAGATACTTTTTCTTCTATTGCTAAGATTACAACTATGAAAACTCTTCTTGTTATTTCATCTATAAAAGGGTGGTTTTTTCATCAATTAGATCTTCTTACATGGAGAGTTAGAATATACGTTTATATGTTGGTTCCTCAAGATGTTCTAAATCTCATTCTAAGCAAGTGTGCAAGCTCACCAAAAGTTTATATGAGTTGAAATAAGCAAGAAGACAATGGTATGAAAGGCTTACAACCTTGTTATTATCTTGTGGATTTTATCAAGCATACTTAGATAGTTCACTCTTTGTTAAGAAGACTTCTCACACTTTTACAACATGTTAGTacatgttgatgatattatacTAGTTCGGGTTTACTTATAGAATTTAACCATGTTAAGAAAATTCTAAATGATCCCTTCAAGATCAAAGACTTGGGTCaactgaaatattttttaggtgTCCAAGTTCTCATTCTCAATTGGGAATATTTgtttatcaatataaatattttcttggcTCCTTAAAGGATTATGGTATATATTCTTGGTTCAAAATCAGCCTAAACTTCTTCAGACCTTTTACTGAAACTTCATCAAGATGAAGGCAAGCAATATGATGGTGTGCCTTTGTATCGTTGACTAATCAGACATTTATTCTATTTAACCATTACAAGACCTTTGTTACACAACAACTCAGTCAATTCTTGTCAAGACCAACATATACTCACTTTTATGTTGCCGAAAGATTCCTTAGATATTTAAAAACTTCCCTAGGTCAtcctacaaaaaaaattgatattaccGATAGACAAAATCCGTCGATAATACATAAAATTTGTcggtaaaataaaattaccgAAAATCAAGAATCCATTTGTAAAACTATTGTCGGTAAATTTTTACCGACGAAAATTTGTTTCGTCCGTAATTATCGATAGAAGAATTTGTCGATAGTTACCAACGAAAGAATCTGTCGATAATTATCGATGGAAAAATCCATCGATAAATGTCACAATctgtttcatcttcttctccactcttcctctctttcttcttctttttttcatttttactgcACCAAAAGAATTAACACATTCCAGACAACGACGTTGATAAAAATTTTGGgcaaaaattattaagattcaTGTTAAACAATGGCGTTGCACGGTGGTGAAAAACGTTGTACGATGGTGGAAAATGTTACATGGTGGTGGAAAAAATGGCATTACAATGGACAATAGCGGCGTTACATGGTGGTGGCAGTGGTTGGAGCGTGAAACAGGAATAAAATAGGCATTATTCCTCTCCTATGTgtgttagagaaaaaaaagatgaagTGAAATACCTCAATAACGTTGGTGGAGACGAAGATGGCGACCTGGCTGAATGGAAATGGAGGCTTGTAACTATAGTGGCTAAGTTAAGATGGAGAGGTGGGGGAATGGAGAGGCTGCATACCGGTCGAGAATGAGAGGTGGGGGAATGAAGACCTGTGAGAgaatgagaaaaatatataatgtctCTTGCGAACAGAGTGAAAATATGGACGGAAAAGTTTTCGCTCTTTTTATCAATAGATTTTACCTACGAATTTTTCGTTAGTAAATGAAATACGTATTACCAACAGACTTTTTCCATCGAAAAAATTCGTCGATATGTGAAAAGAATGGGCGAGAAATTTATGTTCTTTTTATCGACAGATTTTTCTGTCGATAAGAGAAATATACATTACCAACGAATGTTAGTGAAGAACTTTTTTGTCGATAAGAAAAATATGCATTTCTTCGCTAATGAATCTGTCAgtaacatccattagtagaaaaaattcaaaatttaatgataattcaaaattatcaaCAGATTTATCTCTGTCGATAAAATTCcaatagtaattaaaaaaattgtaataatctTGATAGATCATTTTGTTATTGGGATGTAGATTGGGCATGCTATATTGATAATGTAAATCCATTTCGGGCCAATGCTTCTTTCTTGGTTCATTTCTTATTTCCTATCTTATTTCCTGGTGGAGTAAAAAACAAAGTACAATCCTTAAATCTTCATCTACACAGAATATCGTGCTTTATCCATAGGTAATTGTGAATAACAATGgattgtttatttatttcaacACTTGCATGAGGAATGTTGTATGCCACTAATACTATATTGTGACAATCAAAAGCGTTATTCATATCAATTCGATCTTTTATAAACGTACCAAACACCTTGACATAACTATCATTTAGTTTAAGAGAAGTCACAAGTTGGATTGATGCGACCAATTTCTTCACAAAACTAGATAACAAATTTCTTTACTAACCAAAACCTTTTTACGAGCTACTGACTAAGTTGGGATTGTTTGACATTTTCTATCCTCCAACTTGCAAGGCGGTTTACATGATTCTCTACCATGAGTCGACATATGAAGAGTTTGTTACACGGTGACACATAAGAAGTTTGATACACAATGACACAAAGAGTTTGTCACACATAAAGTTTGTTACACGGTGACGTATGATGAGTTTGTTACATAGTTATTAAAATCAGCCATGTTACTTGTTTgtcggtttttttttttttcttgtgtataAAAGAAAGACCCTTTGTATTTCaaagataatgaaaattgaTGTTTTCTCAATAATATTTCCTTCTCATCAATTAAGCCACATTGTGAAATGGCTAATAAGATTTAGTTATCAGAATTTTAAAAGGAATTTTATCATATCAGTTTAAAAATTGGTCCACTGTCTTTCAATTATAAACACCATATAGTACTTTTATCCTAATGTTTATTTTCACCAGTAATTGATTACCAAATGAATTATATGTATAAGATTTTTTACATTCTAAccaaattctttttatttcgtTAAAGTGTCGAGCAGCTCTTTGATCCTGTTAATCACAATATGTTGATAAACATATACAATTTTGTATAAGAATGTAGATgaaatatatacacacacacgcAACTTAATGGACAATTTACACACTTAATTACGAGTCACTAAGCTATTGTTGAGAAAAACCCAGATTAAAAAATCAGTCATCAAGAGATTAACGAGTTACTAAGGTATTCTTTTCTATAGCATGCTTAAATACGATTATGTTAACAAATCCCATCTGGATATTCGCCTTGGGTGTCCGTTTGTGTTATTCAAATAATTAGAAGTTGGAAAAAGAATTCGTATACAAATTTCAACTGAAAATTGACAAGGCAACACTTGTGCAGAATATTTAAACTCTTTCATATTTGACTTGAATCTCTCCCAAAAATAAAGCGCCTTGTCCAGTCTGATACTACTAACGCTCTTGTGCGCCAGCTTACTTGCTTGCTGTCAAAACATTGGATGAAGCTTTATTAACTTTATACTCATAATGCATTATGagtctttttagttttaatttttaaaaatatactataatatttAGCAAAAGGAAAACTCACTACCTTGCATAGACGGAATACCACAGCCATTGACTGCTGTGTCCAATTGAAACCCAATCGCCCGGAAGCTGTGCAGCGGTTTGCTCTCCTCCTAGAGGAGCGAATTGACCTAAATGCTTGTACCTTAGGAACAATCAACCACGTAGTAATGAGGAAAACATGGACCAACCAATGAAAAACCTTGAATCATATTCATCCTTTCATTATCATGTCAAGGTACAGAGCTCATAAAACTAAAGctattaaattaatatgatCATGTTACCTAAAGGGTTTGAAGCGATGGCGCCCTTCTCCCCTGAATCTGATGGGACCCTCTGGATTTTTCTCACACTCTTCCATCCGATTAAAGCACTGGGCCAGGTAGGTGCCTTGCTGAGATGCGACCTGATTTGCGGTTTAAGAAACCTGACGTCATATCATTAAAGAAACATAAGCAGAAAATAGAATACAACTTTCAGATAACATGATGTGCACCTGCGCTGTAGCAGGAAGAAATTTCATCTGAGAATCCACTTTAGAGAGTGCGGTTTTGAGTTCTTCGATATTCAGTTCAATAGATTCTTTTTCAACATCTCCCTTGGACTCTTTCAACAAATCAGCAAGGTCGTGCATCTGGTTACTCTTTAGATATAGCCCCACCTGAGGGTATCTCTCACAGATGTCATCCAATACCTCCTGAAATTCCTTGACAGTAAGAGTTCCTGAATTGTCCTTGTCAGCCTTCTTAAATATTGCCGCAATATCTTCCTAAAATGCCAAAACCCAATATATTGATcaaaaacaggaaaaaaaaataatctgaaTTCCAATAGTGTCATACGGTCCCAGATTGTCGATATGTTTAGCTTAATGCAACATTCAGCTAGCTTGGTAAGGCAAGAAGTAGAACTATTAACCAAGATGTGTGATAAGTGTaacaacataataaatattttactatttcatcaaaattaaataaatttattaatctaaTGGAAGACAATgaagaaactaaaaacaaattcagtTGTAATGTTACAGACTTTACAGTATGGATACGAACAATTCTCTGTAAGAATAATAGCATATAGCCGTGTTGCACACAGCTGAAAACATGCAGTAGTAACAAtgttcaatattaattaaatgaagGATGGAGAATATACCATGACTTTTCGCTGGTTTATTGTAGCACAGTCACCAAGTGCATACACGTTGCTAGTTGATTCAACTCTCAACCACTCATCAGTAGCTATGGCCCGTCTATTAGTCTGTTCAGGATAATCAATTTcaagtaaataataaatgaatgaaaattttatttggtgaaaaataaataaaactaaccGAGAAACATGATTTGGAATATTAATCAGAACAACTAATATGGAAAATTTCCCAATGACACACCTGACCAATTTGTGacataaaatcttttataaatgGACGAGTGCCGATACCAGTTGACCAGACAGCCATTCCATATGGGATTGTGGTAATTTCTCCTCCATTTTTCATTTCCTTAGTAGAAATTTCTTTATCAGAAACCTTCACAACCATGGACCCTGTTTTGACATCAATACCATCTCTTCTAAACTTGTCTTCAGCGAAAGTAGTGATTCTTTTGTCAAACCTGAAAAAGAGCTCAATAATGAAAATGTATATGCTCATAGTAAGCTCTTATTTTAAACAACAGAACCGCAAAACCACCCACCTGCATAGTAGAATCGATGATTGAATCTAATACTGCGCTACTCATAAACACAAATAAGGGACTAGAAAGCATCATTAAACAAGTTATGAGCAAGGAGAGGTGTAATGAGAGTTTGACGCTTACATGCTCAAAATATGATCTCCAGCCTCCAGAAGCGTAATTTTAACTAAATCTTTTATCCCAGGGTATAAGTTGACCAAATCCTCAGTGACAAAGTCATGTAGTGAGGCTGCAAACTCAACTCCAGTTGGACCACCTCCAACAATAGCAAAGTGAAgaattctcttcttttcttcctcaCTTAAACTTGGCAAACTTGCTCTCTCGAAGCAGTCAATAACGGTTCTTCTAATCTTCTGCGCATCTTCAACTTCCTGCACAGTATACACACATGTCCATAAGATAACAAAAAGCCACAAACATGTCATCTGCAAAATTTATATCCATCACACCTAAAACATCATTGGATTTTCCCACGTCTCCTCAGAACTTCTTTTTTCccttttagagaaaaaaattacaccAAAATACATGATAATATGATGCACAATAATGAAGTGATAAAAAAGTTACCTTCAAGAAATGGCAATTCTCAGTCACTCCCGGAGTATTAAATGTGTTGACATTTGCTCCTACGGCTATGATTAGGTAGTCATAGTCCACCACAAATTCTTCTTTCTCGTTGTTACTTATATTAGACCGACAGTATACCTTCCTGTTTGCTGAGTCAATCTTAAGACATTCTGCTTCACTGAATTGAATGTCCACCATTTTCTGCGTGGATGATAGATAACAAGGAGTTAAGCCAAATTCTATTCTGGCAATCTAATTACCAGAATATGTATCTCCTAGTGGTAAGTAGCATTTCGTAATCAATCTAATATATGTTTTCATTCACTACGCGGTGCAATCTCATAAATGTGATCCAGATAAACCCATtcttaaataaaacagaaattcaTTGTTTCAACTTAGACCTGATCCATGACATGAGAACAAACCTCTGTTTCACGGAAAATATAACACAGTGGATGCAAGCGCGTTACCATATAGTTCCCATAGTGCTTATTGTACATACAACATGAGATCGACAAATCCAACAATTTATGATTAACTGTTAACAGTAATCAACCATTGCAAATAACGTCACAGGTAAATGGCATGAAATTGTTACAAGTACATAAGTCAATaaatcaaaaacatttttttaatctaataaatattattcatgtaattaaaagtaataattactttaacataagctttctatttttaattgatagaaaaatcATTAAAGGAAAAAGAGGAGTTATCTTATCAAGTCCAACTGACAGGACAACTACAACTTATTCCCAAGTATCCTTAAAAATTAATCAGCAGTTACATGACAAAAGTAACAACCcctaaaatgaatattatgaAATAGGAAGCAAGtgtgttatttttcatttgattaTCACCTTCCGAAAAATATTGCGGACAGGTTCGACAATGCTGCGGGCTTCCACGGTGCCGCAGGTAACACTGGGCAGCAAAGGAGTGAATGCAAAGTAATTGCGAGGAGAGACCACATGAACCTCATATCTGGGATTGTTCAGATTCTTCAAGAAACTCGTGCCAGCCCACCCTGTTCCCAGCACCACTACCTTTTTTTTCTCCGGCACCGCCGCTTCAGATGCCCCTACAGCCTCTCCGTAAGCCAGAACCCCTCCACCACTGCATCAACCAAACCATTATCCTCTTCACACATCACACAAATATGCAGTgctatttgtatatattttattaaaatccaTTCTATCGCAACTGTCTCTAAATTATAATCTTTCTAGtaacattattaattttaatatatgataattattttaatactgtATTTAACCGAATGTGTCAAAATTCAGAAATTATTAGTGAATTCAGACCACGGCCCTAAATTCCCGCATGCTAAATCAAGATTTTCAATTTACAAGAAAAAGTTTGCATGTTCAATAGAATGAGAAGATTATTACATCATAATATAAACAATGCAATAGTTTCTTATCACAGTTAATCACAACTTTCATCTTGGCACATCAGAACACATTATACATGTTTCTAAACCGGGtgtatataattaaattgtagAATATAAGTGTGTCAACTCTAC contains:
- the LOC108330942 gene encoding external alternative NAD(P)H-ubiquinone oxidoreductase B2, mitochondrial, with amino-acid sequence MRSFTFFERVSRAFHDHGSNFKLLILCTTLSGGGVLAYGEAVGASEAAVPEKKKVVVLGTGWAGTSFLKNLNNPRYEVHVVSPRNYFAFTPLLPSVTCGTVEARSIVEPVRNIFRKKMVDIQFSEAECLKIDSANRKVYCRSNISNNEKEEFVVDYDYLIIAVGANVNTFNTPGVTENCHFLKEVEDAQKIRRTVIDCFERASLPSLSEEEKKRILHFAIVGGGPTGVEFAASLHDFVTEDLVNLYPGIKDLVKITLLEAGDHILSMFDKRITTFAEDKFRRDGIDVKTGSMVVKVSDKEISTKEMKNGGEITTIPYGMAVWSTGIGTRPFIKDFMSQIGQTNRRAIATDEWLRVESTSNVYALGDCATINQRKVMEDIAAIFKKADKDNSGTLTVKEFQEVLDDICERYPQVGLYLKSNQMHDLADLLKESKGDVEKESIELNIEELKTALSKVDSQMKFLPATAQVASQQGTYLAQCFNRMEECEKNPEGPIRFRGEGRHRFKPFRYKHLGQFAPLGGEQTAAQLPGDWVSIGHSSQWLWYSVYASKQVSWRTRALVVSDWTRRFIFGRDSSQI